From the genome of Cryptococcus neoformans var. grubii H99 chromosome 11, complete sequence:
TCAGCCAGATCGACAGGAGAGAAATGGCGATTGCAGCGCCCAAGCGGCATCCCGAAACTATACTAAGTAATAAAATGGTTTTGCAGCAACCCCACAACGTTGTTCTGTGATGGGCATGTTCTAACCTCTTAGCCTACGTCCCAAACCGAACTCTCCTTTCACCTGGAACCTCACCGCCGAATAACAGCACCCGTCGATGACGTCTCCATCCCCTCtccagaagaggaagcgcTAAATGAAGTCAAATTATTCTTAGCATTTAAGAGTAATGAGCTCAAGTTCAAAGAAGCAAAGTGCTCCATCCCATGGACCTTAAGGACATCGAAGGGAATGGATGCTTGATACCAATGTCGGTAGTATGGTAAGACGCAGAGCTTGTTTGCGACAAGGTCAAGAAAGAAGTCAAAATCCATGTTTCACTCCCTTACATCCCAATATGcactccttctccgcaCATGTCTATCCCAAGATCTATTACACCCCCTCCGTCGATTGCTCCATACAGACAACATGGAAGAATAAATCATACTAGACAACGCCTTCTAATAAGGAATCAGTCGCCTTTGCATGACCAGCTACGCAGTGCTGCCCAATTTGGAAGATAGAAGTTGCTGCTCtctcgtcatcctctttgCCCATTACAGAGGATCAGGTCTCTCACACTAATACATCATCGTTGCTGCCGCCAGAGCTGCTGCCAACAACTAATCCACGTCCTTGAAAGTTGTCACGAATGGAGagttgatggaagagaaaacttAAGGGAAGTTAAAGGAATGGAATCGAAAGGTGACAATGATAATTTTATCAGGTTAGAATGATGTGATAATTAGATTGGTACTGATTGGGTACTGTTAATTCAGCCATTTTGATCTCTGTCCATACAAaaaagatgacgaagaaaaGCATAAGCGGTAAAATTTAAAGATACACTGAACATGGCTTTGAACGATACATAAACACATAATTCATTTAGAAGCACTCTGAAATCTAACAATGCGTCGACCCTATGCACATCATAGCCCCAATGCTAGAAGACCAAGTATTATACAAACTTTACAGTTACCGAAGCGCTTACAGGTAATGCTGGGTCCACAAGCACGATCGCATCATTGTCCTGCACCAAATCACTCAACGGCAATTCGAGGTTAGCCTTGGTAGCTTCGTAAACATCGGGCGGACTTGGCCAGAAAAGAGCTTTTCCGGAAGAGAATGATAAAGAAGGGCGAGATACTTGTCTTCGTGAAGCTTTTCAGCACAAACGGGAAGATAATCGGTGCGAAGAACCTACAAATCTTGACGTTGAGAGAGAGATTCGATAAGTTGTTGCAGTGTCCAGTCCCTTTTGACCTCAGCCACGAGGGACTCTCCGCCACATACAGGACAATCTGGCCGTTGCTCATGCTCAAATGTATAAGTATAAACAGACTCATTACCGACATACTTTATCAAATAGTTTAGCCACATTCAGTTAATAAGGCAAGACGTACCATCATGTAGTTGTTAAGATAAGGTGCGCTCGCAGTCGCAATCTTGAAGGCTTCGTTACAACATGAAGCTGCCATAAAGTGAGAGTTAATCCATATCAGATAGAGATGTGACGTTCATACTCACCAGCTATGATGGCGTTGGTACTAGCAATCGCTGGAATGATGTTCTTCACAACGCCTTGGGTAAGTGACCAAGTGACACCTTCGATGTTGAACTGTCCGGCTCTGGCCGCAGCCTGTTTATAAAGCCATTCAATATGTTCCGGATCGTCTGTGTCGAGCTTCTTATCTGCGCACGACGCTTAGCGGCAGCCAAGCGAATACCATTTCTACACAAACCTCTAAAGACCTTGGGCCACTCCAGCACGCTTGCCCATTCGATGCAGTGTTCGGGAAGACGGGGTGTGTTAGCGATAGTACATATGGGGAAGGCAGTCGGCGGAGTAAGCATATCAATCTGTACTGGTCAGACAAGAATTTCCGAATATCATCACACGCACTGAGCATTCATAGCACGACGTGATTGTGGGCAAAATAACACGAGCCTGGCCCTTGAACCCTATCAGTCGTCAGCTCCATGCAACCGTTAAGTCAAGCGGGCAGCATTACCTTCTGTGCCGCCATCAATCAATGGTTTTAtattctcctcatcctcctggGCCATCTGCACTAACGTTGCATTGATCCATCGGCGAGCAGAGATGGAGTCAAGACCGGCAACGATGACATCGAAAGTGGAGTAGAAGGATGTAGGGTGGTCCTGAATCTTCCCATGGTAGCTTGGAAAGTGTCAGTGATCCATCAGGGTAGTCTAAGCATGAGAGACCCACGGCGTGACGGTGCAACCGGGCACTCGCTTCATCACGAATTCGGCCGCCACGAGAGCCTTGGGCTTGCCGACATCGGATTCCCTGTGCCTATATTAGTATAGCTGTAACACATCACAAAATGTACATGCCTGAAAAGGAACTGTCTGTTTAGATTGGAAATGTCAATCGTGTCCATATCAATCACGTGGATATCATTGAAGCCCGCTGAGTGAATTTGAGCCTAAGAAGAATTGACGGAGTAACGCTGCTCACACAATGCAAGGTTCTGAAGTATTTCACATCCAAGGCCCCCTGCGCCGATTACCAAAACCTTTGCCTTTGTCCTGAGAAACTTTGCTGTCTGAAATACGATAAGCTTTTGAGGTGAAGAGAACAAGGATGACATACATCTGTACCACCTTGGAATCTTTCGTCTGTCCACGGGCCTTTCCtatggagaagattgtcCACGGCAGCATAGCGTGCGGGATCTGCGTGATAGGACTGTATATGAGCTGTTGCCATGGTGAGTGTCGAAAATCGCGCACGACGGACGGATCGTGGCGGAACAGCTCAAGTTACGGTATTTTGTTGTACCAGTACTGGACGGACGGACGGACATGTTGTGACATGATGACAACATCGTTGTCAAGAAGTCCCATCGGAGGAGGCCGCCGAAATGGGCAGTCTTACGTAAAATATATTCTTCATTGACTGAGGCTCGACATACATCTCAAGTACCGGTTAGGTGTAATGACTATTCGTAGACACCTGAACACCGCAGATCACAACGTTCGCTATGGTTAGAGAGATAGACCCACCATCAGTTCAGAACGAGTTTCTTCTCGCCGCCTTGGCCGAGGGGAAAAGGCTTGACGGCAGGCTACCCCTTCAGATGCGGGACGTCCATTACAtttttggagatgagctTGGCTGTGTGGAGTGTCGCTTGGGGAAGACAGCGTAAGTGACTACGCGCGACAATATAGCTAAAATTTGTGCTGGATTAATTCGTGCTTTTAGTATACTTGCTCAAGTGTCGGCGGCAATTGTTAAACCGCGAGATGACAGACCCTACGAAGGATTTCTATTGATCAACTCTGAAATTGGACCTATGGCTAGCAGTGTCTATGAAAACGGAAGGTATGTTAGCATGCATTGGTGTAATGAAATATTTGCTAAACCTTCCTGGTAGACCCGGTGACGATGAGGTCATGATTGGGAGACTTCTAGAGAAGAGTATTCGACGTACTGAAGCCATTGACAGAGAGGCCTTGTGCATCCTTGCAGGTGAAAAGGTAAAAGTTAATCCCATGCCTCTTAGATTTTCTTCTGACTAGCCTTAGGTTTGGCAACTGCGCCTCACTTTGCACTTCCTCTCAGATTCTGGCAATCTCCTTGATTGTGCCGCTCTTGCAGGCATGGCAGCGTTGAAACATTTCAGAAAACCGGATGTAGAAGTTATTGGAGACGAGGTCATCATTGTTAGTATTGGGTGGCAGCCGAATGTCATCCAATGAAACTGATGTGTAGCAGCACTCACCTGATGAGCGAGCTCCAGTGCCATTGGCCATCCACCACACACCCCTATGTCTCACGTTTGCCTACTTTGAAAAGTAAGAACACTCACTCCATTTTCCTATTCTTATCTGACGACTTGCAAGCCTCCCTCCAATCCTTGACCCCTCCCACGTTGAAGTCATCCTTTGCTCCGGCACATTAACCCTTACGCTCAACGCACAGCGAGAGATTTGTGTCCTTTCAAAAGCTGGGGGGGGCCCTCTCGGCGCCGAAGAAATTATGGGTGTCGTCAAAGTCGGTGTTGATAAAGTCAGAGAATTAGTAAGGcacttggaggaagagctaGAAAAGGACCGTGCAAGCAGAGTCGTTGAAATACGCTAGGCATTCAACATCCAGATAGTATAGCGGCCATTATATTCAAGATACCCTGCATCTGTATACCTTACCATCTATAGCCCGAGACATGCATTCCATTGTCGGGCGCCCAGTTGTGCTAATAAGGCGGCGACTGGCTGTGCGTGTTTTGTGTTGGCGGCGATCCGGCGCCGcgtcaaaaagaagaagattgttgTTGCGGGACTGTGCGCCGCTACACTTTTGATTTCCCGCCGTCCATTACCTTTTCATCCCCGTGACTTTGCTGCCTTGTTCAAGATATCCATCGCGTTTGCCGCCCCCATCGCCACGGCCATCATTACAGGGCTTATTCTCCTTCACAATTCAACTGGGCCCCCGTTCACGGCATATCTACGAAGAGCCTTCACCTCGCTCTTCAAGtttcgagaagaagatggaccGTCTCTTCAGGTAAGATTTAGGTCTATTAACTTCATTACGTGCTTTATTAACTGTCACATCAGGAAGAAATCGTCCAGGATATCTGAAAAGCGGCTCAATCCTAGCAAAGGCAAAAGCAAGCAATCTGCCGCTCTGTCGGAATCCACAAGTAATGATGGCTCGAAAGATGCTtatgaagaaaaaagagtaCCAGGCGTCGCACCTAGTCTGCATGTGGACATAAGGAATAGTCTTATATTAccttcgttcgttctttgACTGGCTTGAAAGTACTGCATGCTGACCAAAAACCCAGGCTGACACAAAGGTTCTCAGTTCTCATCCCGCCTCTTGCAACAGTCCCGGAAGACTCCATCCGTACACTTCTTGCTTCACAACGTGCAAGAATACACGGTCCAGCAttgacagaagaagaagaagagcttctCTTCGCAGAGCTCAGAGCTAGCGAAAGAAATGAATGGAATCGCATGCCGCCAAAATCAAATTGTGACGACGACAGAACCCGCACACCTAGCTCAAAAGCGGACATAATCCCCCATCCTTTTGCTCCCCTCATTGAGACTTCTGCCCCTAGTCCCTCAATTAGTGTCTCCGGCGATAGTCAATCATCACCCTTACATTCTGGAAATAGTCCGCTCAGATCTTCTCCGCCACCCACATCCAactcattctcatcattcAAGACATTTGGCGTCGCTTCAAGCCCTGAACAACCCACATTAGGAAGTCTCAATAGTAAAGGATTGGAATCTGGGATGGGCGGTAACGTGGGTCTTAGAGAGGATGCGTATCTACGAAGAGTGCCAGAGCAAGGCGGAACGAATGATTTTAAAAATACATCAGGTAAACtgcgagagaagaaagaaaaaggagacaaAGGTGGCGTGCCAACAACGACACCGACGAAGACTGCAACCGACCATGATCTAAAGCCACAGCCCCGCATTCCAGACAGCTCTATGCAATCCGAGTCAGCAGAGGCCTCTTTATCATCTGTAATCCGCCCCCATTCTCATGCGACACCAATCATCAATACTCTCAGACCTGATCTCGAATCCCCAGAATTGTCGAATATAGCAGGTCCGCGGCGACAGAGATATCGCAAGTCTCTATTATCGGACTTAACGCCGGCCCAGGTCAAACGGATATCAATGGCTCTTGAAGAGATTGGAGGGCAATTAAAACGAGGTGGGAATATTATGGAAAACAATATTCCCAAGGAGTGGGAACGTGCAGCAAGTGATGAAAAAGAGGTGCTGGCCAGTGGAGAAAGTCAGAAGGACTTGTCTGGAAATCAAGATGAAATGCGCAGAGAAAGGCCCCGAAAGCCGTCCGATGTGTTTTCCGAAGGGTCGCATTCTGCAACTTCTTCGGTCTTCCCATTCAAAACGTCGCCGACGAATAGCACATTCACAGGAAAGAGCGCGAACACGCTTACCAATACTGATCCAgcttctccctctcgccTGCCTTCGTCTCCTCGGTCTCACAATCTTCGCGCCGTTGTTAATGAAGATATTCCTCCAGTTCCCGAACCAATTTTTACTCCTACTCGCCTCCAACCTGTCAAAGCTAACAGTATCCCATCCAACGCTTCGGTGGTATCTACACCGACTCCATCCCTAGTACTTCATAACCCTGCTTATGTCCCTGGGCAACCTAGGCCTATCAGACCAACACACCATGGGGAGGGGTCCTTGTCCTCGAGAGCAGCGACACCCAACGGGCAGCCGCGTTTTGATATATTGCCGAATTCAAGATCAGTGACATCCGATAGTCAATCCCCTCCCAATACGTTGAGGTCCTCGGCTGCATATTCTGATGCCACACAAAGCACCAATACTAGCCCATCACCGCTTCTACACTACCCCGTTTCTCTGGCCAAAGCGAACGCGTTGTCGAGGTCTCACAGTGTCAACCAAGCTTCTCTTCCTACATGTGGGCACACGAACCAATCTTCAGTTACCCGTCGCCGGGCCGGTACTCTTACATTAGGAGAGACTGGATCTGGTCAAGGATTAAATTTCCCAAATGAAATGCGTGCGTCCTTGCAACGGGAGAtcgtggaggaggaggggtatcagcaagaggaagagcaaaaaGCACGATCTCGCGAACATCTCAAGGACGAAAAAAATGATAAGGGATCGGCATCAGAGCTGAGAGAAGTTATTGATCGACATAGCCTGGGAACTTCGTGGTACGACTCAAAAGACTCTATCGATGAAAAGGGATCTTTCCAAAGCGGTCGCAAGTCACAAGTGCGAGATGTCGTTGAAAGCTCTCTGGATGCCTTGAGAACGGCTGATGAGACTTCCGAGGGCACCGATTTGCCCTCTGCCATTCCTTTACAACGTTTGTCATGGGTTTCCCTAGATTCAGTCTTTGATCCTGATCAGGATGCCTCTCAGTGGATAGACATCCTTGATGGCAATGATTTTGGCCCAGTGGATTCGGAACCTGATGACATATCTGACTGGCCTGAGAAACCAGAATTACTGCTGGAAAATATTACTGGATTGGGGGCGGAAGAGTTGATGCTTTTGCAGGAAGAATTGGTGGCAAAGGCtagaagggagagagaagcaaTGGGTTTAGGATTTAGTCCTCTGATTTCTGTACGTATACTGAATTTTACAGTCCTTTAAATTATTGAAAATACGTGTAGGACACACCAACAATATCTAAGCAGTATTACAGCTCGAACCAACAGTCACCCCGCCTTAATACAGAAGGCCCATCCGTAATGGATGCGCGGAATACAGATTCAATCACAATGAGCGGTATTGTCCATGTAACTTCAGCAATGGAGTCGCCGTCATCGATGGCTTCGCAACTAGCCGATACTGTGCCTTGTGTGCCTCAACCACCAGTACTTGATACGCCTTCGCAACCCGCTCCAactcctcctgctcaagAATTTCGTAGCGCCGAAACTTTCTCATCTACAACGAGTATACGTGACGATGTCATCAGTAATACTACAGAAAGCCTAGAAactgaaaaagaaaaggatttCCGCACGAGGATTGCTGCAGCGACTGCTGCCCTTAATCGTAATCACTCCCTACAGGGCGCTCGGCTCGAACGTAAGAACACTAAACGCGGGGCAGCCATGGTCATCTCCAGTCCCAAACTCCTTTCCTCTACCGCTAAGGTCCCCACTCACCCCCTTACTCACCCAGATCACCCTGCGGTTGTCGATTCAATTTTAGAAAAATcgctggagaagatgagcgGATCAGGCAGTAAGATGAGccagagatggaagaagcttATGAAGAAAGGACCGTCTATATCAAGTTCAGAGGTGTTCAAGCCTGTGCAGCCTATATCAGCGGCGGATTCGGGTCTATGGAACCCGAATTCGATCCCACAGCCTGCTCCAATAGCCCGGTTACAACGATCCAATTCTCAATCGGCGTCAAGGACTTTGGAAGCTCCAATTCAACTTCGCCAGGGGACTATCACTGCAACCTCACTCTCTTCAGCCACTCCTGACTTCAAATCCTTCCAATTCCCGCCACGGATAGATCAGCGAGAGGGCTTGAAGGCTGACCACAAAACTTGTACGACAAGCGCCATTTCGCAAGTACCGGCACAGGTCATTACGCCCCCAAATACAACCGTACACGGTGGGGCTCTCCTTAATCAGCCATCTGAGCGGACGCAATCCCCAAATGAAGACATTGCTATACTCAATTTTCTCCAGGCAGGTCGTCAGCTGGGTCTGACGGAAGATCATCTGAAGGCTATGTTAGTCCAAAAGGAGATGTTGAACCATTCTGGTACCATGGCAAGCAAAGACTCTGCTTTACCAAACACAGAGCCCATTTTGAAATTatcaccttcctcgtccgCAAGACAGCGGTCTCCGGCGCCTATATGGCAAGCGGAGCAGCCTTCCACCATGATCaagcaaaagaaagaggGTCTATTTCGCTCTCTCTCGAAGAAAGCTAGGGAGCTGCCAACTCGAATGCGCACCCCGGAACCTCCCCGGAAAGAAGTGATGACGCCCGTCTCTGCACCTAGGCCTTTGCATGACAAGGTCGTCTTGAGGCGTACGATGATTTTTCCTGACGGTTTAACACCTTCAGCTGCTCAAATGACTTCGGACGTTACTCCCGGCTCTCCCAGTTCATCAAATGTTGGTGGACAACCGAGTCAGCGAAAGCTGTCAGTTCGACGTAAACCCCTCAATCTTTCGAAAGAAGATCGCGAACTGGTGTCAAACAGTCCGCCGGCACATCAAACGGGATTTGGTTTCAATGCTAGTCCTTCCCAAAAGCTTGAAAGCAATGCACATGAGGGTCAGGGTTTCGGCTTCCTTTATCACAATCCGGCGCTCCGTGCAAATGATTCAACTAAACCGCGGAGCCTTACTTCTATGACGTTGTCTAGAAGATCTCCCTCTGGCATGTCTCAACGCTCATCTATTGCCGGCTCGCTGATTGACATGTACGGGGACGACCGGGATGGAGGAGACGAGATGCTCGTCAAAAGTCCTCATGGAGATAGTAGGACGATTGAAATGATCCAAAATGGGCCTGCGCAAGCGGTAGAAATTTGGTATGTAGCCAGAGGATTCATGAGCATTTCGGATACTAATTCATCTTAGCGAGTATGCGGATGGTCGAGTAGTGTGGTCTGTGGTCGACGCTTTGCGCACTTCAGTAGCCGGTTctgttgatgaagacgacTATCCTTTCGACCACAGGCTTTCgcaatcat
Proteins encoded in this window:
- a CDS encoding exosome complex component RRP45, with protein sequence MVREIDPPSVQNEFLLAALAEGKRLDGRLPLQMRDVHYIFGDELGCVECRLGKTAILAQVSAAIVKPRDDRPYEGFLLINSEIGPMASSVYENGRPGDDEVMIGRLLEKSIRRTEAIDREALCILAGEKVWQLRLTLHFLSDSGNLLDCAALAGMAALKHFRKPDVEVIGDEVIIHSPDERAPVPLAIHHTPLCLTFAYFENLPPILDPSHVEVILCSGTLTLTLNAQREICVLSKAGGGPLGAEEIMGVVKVGVDKVRELVRHLEEELEKDRASRVVEIR
- a CDS encoding ubiquitin-activating enzyme E1 C, giving the protein MATAHIQSYHADPARYAAVDNLLHRKGPWTDERFQGGTDTAKFLRTKAKVLVIGAGGLGCEILQNLALSGFNDIHVIDMDTIDISNLNRQFLFRESDVGKPKALVAAEFVMKRVPGCTVTPYHGKIQDHPTSFYSTFDVIVAGLDSISARRWINATLVQMAQEDEENIKPLIDGGTEGFKGQARVILPTITSCYECSIDMLTPPTAFPICTIANTPRLPEHCIEWASVLEWPKVFRDKKLDTDDPEHIEWLYKQAAARAGQFNIEGVTWSLTQGVVKNIIPAIASTNAIIAASCCNEAFKIATASAPYLNNYMMYVGNESVYTYTFEHEQRPDCPVCGGESLVAEVKRDWTLQQLIESLSQRQDLQVSRPSLSFSSGKALFWPSPPDVYEATKANLELPLSDLVQDNDAIVLVDPALPVSASVTVKFV